One part of the Rutidosis leptorrhynchoides isolate AG116_Rl617_1_P2 chromosome 1, CSIRO_AGI_Rlap_v1, whole genome shotgun sequence genome encodes these proteins:
- the LOC139872793 gene encoding wax ester synthase/diacylglycerol acyltransferase 6-like isoform X2 gives MESLTSGLRWRQSTLKPIQISERNSFNVAEASGYEGEPLSPDSRMFHEPNLNVYNIAILGSKYPINPAILYEKLPQALLKHPHFCSLQVVDDKNEGEMKWVPTNVNLDNHIIIPTIPQNLNSPDKFLEDYVYNLSKTSIDASKPLWDLHLLNLKTSDAEAIGIFRIHQSLGDGTSLVSLLLACTRQISNPDAVPTIPTNKGKNSGWLSSYHVSVPGPWWQRWYMAVGLVFWLVWNTLVDVGYFIATAMFLKDTETPIKVPFEAEFKPRRLVYRTVSLDDMKLIKNAMNLTINDVALGITQAGLSQYLNRRYGEERKKDEGATEKKNNLPKKNIRLRSLLLINLRPSSGIQALADMMEKNTEAKWGNSIGYILLPFTIGIRDDPLDYIREAKATIDRKKRSLEAIYTFSIAKFVHKFFGIKVASSLSHGIMTRTTLCFSNLVGPLEEIGFYGHDVEFIAPGSYGQPHV, from the exons ATGGAGTCACTCACAAGTGGGTTAAGGTGGAGACAATCAACTCTAAAACCTATTCAAATCAGTGAGAGGAACTCTTTTAACGTCGCTGAAGCTTCCGGTTATGAAGGCGAACCGCTGAGCCCAGACTCACGTATGTTTCACGAACCAAATTTGAACGTGTACAACATTGCCATTTTGGGTTCCAAATACCCCATTAACCCTGCTATACTTTACGAGAAGTTGCCACAAGCTTTGCTTAAACATCCTCATTTTTGTAGTTTGCAG GTTGTAGATGACAAAAATGAAGGAGAAATGAAATGGGTTCCAACAAATGTAAACTTAGACAACCACATCATCATCCCTACCATCCCACAAAATCTTAACTCCCCTGATAAATTCCTTGAAGACTACGTCTACAATCTTAGCAAAACCTCAATAGACGCTTCGAAACCGTTGTGGGACCTACATCTTCTAAACCTCAAAACTTCGGACGCAGAAGCAATTGGAATATTCCGGATCCATCAATCCCTTGGTGACGGGACCTCTCTGGTGTCATTGCTACTAGCTTGTACACGTCAGATATCAAACCCTGATGCTGTTCCCACTATACCAACTAATAAGGGTAAAAATTCAGGGTGGCTTTCATCATATCATGTGAGTGTGCCCGGGCCTTGGTGGCAGCGGTGGTACATGGCGGTTGGCTTGGTTTTTTGGTTGGTTTGGAATACGTTAGTTGATGTTGGATATTTTATTGCGACTGCCATGTTTTTAAAGGATACTGAAACGCCCATAAAAGTTCCGTTTGAAGCTGAATTTAAACCGAGAAGATTAGTTTACCGGACGGTTAGCCTTGATGACATGAAGCTAATCAAGAATGCTATGAATTTG ACTATTAATGATGTTGCGTTAGGGATCACCCAAGCTGGATTATCACAATACCTTAACCGAAGATATG GTGAAGAGAGGAAAAAAGACGAAGGCGCAACCGAGAAGAAGAATAACCTCCCAAAGAAGAATATAAGATTGCGTTCATTGCTGTTAATCAACTTGAGACCATCATCAGGCATTCAA GCGttggctgatatgatggagaagaaCACTGAAGCGAAATGGGGCAATTCGATTGGTTACATTCTTCTTCCATTCACAATTGGTATTAGAGATGATCCACTAGATTACATTAGAGAAGCCAAGGCAACAATTGATCGAAAGAAGCGCTCTCTTGAGGCCATATATACCTTCTCAATCGCCAAGTTTGTTCATAAGTTTTTTGGCATCAAG GTGGCAAGCTCACTTTCGCACGGGATTATGACAAGGACAACATTATGCTTCTCAAACTTGGTTGGACCTCTTGAAGAAATCGGATTTTATGGCCATGACGTGGAATTCATAGCTCCTGGTTCTTACGGACAACCACAT GTTTAA
- the LOC139872793 gene encoding wax ester synthase/diacylglycerol acyltransferase 6-like isoform X1: MESLTSGLRWRQSTLKPIQISERNSFNVAEASGYEGEPLSPDSRMFHEPNLNVYNIAILGSKYPINPAILYEKLPQALLKHPHFCSLQVVDDKNEGEMKWVPTNVNLDNHIIIPTIPQNLNSPDKFLEDYVYNLSKTSIDASKPLWDLHLLNLKTSDAEAIGIFRIHQSLGDGTSLVSLLLACTRQISNPDAVPTIPTNKGKNSGWLSSYHVSVPGPWWQRWYMAVGLVFWLVWNTLVDVGYFIATAMFLKDTETPIKVPFEAEFKPRRLVYRTVSLDDMKLIKNAMNLTINDVALGITQAGLSQYLNRRYGEERKKDEGATEKKNNLPKKNIRLRSLLLINLRPSSGIQALADMMEKNTEAKWGNSIGYILLPFTIGIRDDPLDYIREAKATIDRKKRSLEAIYTFSIAKFVHKFFGIKVASSLSHGIMTRTTLCFSNLVGPLEEIGFYGHDVEFIAPGSYGQPHGLMINFQSYVNKMTIVLSVEENTIPDPHKLLDDLEGSLKLVKEAVYAKGLV, encoded by the exons ATGGAGTCACTCACAAGTGGGTTAAGGTGGAGACAATCAACTCTAAAACCTATTCAAATCAGTGAGAGGAACTCTTTTAACGTCGCTGAAGCTTCCGGTTATGAAGGCGAACCGCTGAGCCCAGACTCACGTATGTTTCACGAACCAAATTTGAACGTGTACAACATTGCCATTTTGGGTTCCAAATACCCCATTAACCCTGCTATACTTTACGAGAAGTTGCCACAAGCTTTGCTTAAACATCCTCATTTTTGTAGTTTGCAG GTTGTAGATGACAAAAATGAAGGAGAAATGAAATGGGTTCCAACAAATGTAAACTTAGACAACCACATCATCATCCCTACCATCCCACAAAATCTTAACTCCCCTGATAAATTCCTTGAAGACTACGTCTACAATCTTAGCAAAACCTCAATAGACGCTTCGAAACCGTTGTGGGACCTACATCTTCTAAACCTCAAAACTTCGGACGCAGAAGCAATTGGAATATTCCGGATCCATCAATCCCTTGGTGACGGGACCTCTCTGGTGTCATTGCTACTAGCTTGTACACGTCAGATATCAAACCCTGATGCTGTTCCCACTATACCAACTAATAAGGGTAAAAATTCAGGGTGGCTTTCATCATATCATGTGAGTGTGCCCGGGCCTTGGTGGCAGCGGTGGTACATGGCGGTTGGCTTGGTTTTTTGGTTGGTTTGGAATACGTTAGTTGATGTTGGATATTTTATTGCGACTGCCATGTTTTTAAAGGATACTGAAACGCCCATAAAAGTTCCGTTTGAAGCTGAATTTAAACCGAGAAGATTAGTTTACCGGACGGTTAGCCTTGATGACATGAAGCTAATCAAGAATGCTATGAATTTG ACTATTAATGATGTTGCGTTAGGGATCACCCAAGCTGGATTATCACAATACCTTAACCGAAGATATG GTGAAGAGAGGAAAAAAGACGAAGGCGCAACCGAGAAGAAGAATAACCTCCCAAAGAAGAATATAAGATTGCGTTCATTGCTGTTAATCAACTTGAGACCATCATCAGGCATTCAA GCGttggctgatatgatggagaagaaCACTGAAGCGAAATGGGGCAATTCGATTGGTTACATTCTTCTTCCATTCACAATTGGTATTAGAGATGATCCACTAGATTACATTAGAGAAGCCAAGGCAACAATTGATCGAAAGAAGCGCTCTCTTGAGGCCATATATACCTTCTCAATCGCCAAGTTTGTTCATAAGTTTTTTGGCATCAAG GTGGCAAGCTCACTTTCGCACGGGATTATGACAAGGACAACATTATGCTTCTCAAACTTGGTTGGACCTCTTGAAGAAATCGGATTTTATGGCCATGACGTGGAATTCATAGCTCCTGGTTCTTACGGACAACCACAT GGTTTGATGATCAATTTTCAAAGTTACGTGAACAAGATGACAATAGTCCTTTCGGTCGAGGAAAATACAATTCCAGATCCTCACAAGCTTTTAGATGATCTCGAAGGGTCACTAAAACTCGTCAAAGAAGCAGTTTATGCAAAGGGACTTGTTTAA
- the LOC139872793 gene encoding wax ester synthase/diacylglycerol acyltransferase 6-like isoform X3, whose protein sequence is MKWVPTNVNLDNHIIIPTIPQNLNSPDKFLEDYVYNLSKTSIDASKPLWDLHLLNLKTSDAEAIGIFRIHQSLGDGTSLVSLLLACTRQISNPDAVPTIPTNKGKNSGWLSSYHVSVPGPWWQRWYMAVGLVFWLVWNTLVDVGYFIATAMFLKDTETPIKVPFEAEFKPRRLVYRTVSLDDMKLIKNAMNLTINDVALGITQAGLSQYLNRRYGEERKKDEGATEKKNNLPKKNIRLRSLLLINLRPSSGIQALADMMEKNTEAKWGNSIGYILLPFTIGIRDDPLDYIREAKATIDRKKRSLEAIYTFSIAKFVHKFFGIKVASSLSHGIMTRTTLCFSNLVGPLEEIGFYGHDVEFIAPGSYGQPHGLMINFQSYVNKMTIVLSVEENTIPDPHKLLDDLEGSLKLVKEAVYAKGLV, encoded by the exons ATGAAATGGGTTCCAACAAATGTAAACTTAGACAACCACATCATCATCCCTACCATCCCACAAAATCTTAACTCCCCTGATAAATTCCTTGAAGACTACGTCTACAATCTTAGCAAAACCTCAATAGACGCTTCGAAACCGTTGTGGGACCTACATCTTCTAAACCTCAAAACTTCGGACGCAGAAGCAATTGGAATATTCCGGATCCATCAATCCCTTGGTGACGGGACCTCTCTGGTGTCATTGCTACTAGCTTGTACACGTCAGATATCAAACCCTGATGCTGTTCCCACTATACCAACTAATAAGGGTAAAAATTCAGGGTGGCTTTCATCATATCATGTGAGTGTGCCCGGGCCTTGGTGGCAGCGGTGGTACATGGCGGTTGGCTTGGTTTTTTGGTTGGTTTGGAATACGTTAGTTGATGTTGGATATTTTATTGCGACTGCCATGTTTTTAAAGGATACTGAAACGCCCATAAAAGTTCCGTTTGAAGCTGAATTTAAACCGAGAAGATTAGTTTACCGGACGGTTAGCCTTGATGACATGAAGCTAATCAAGAATGCTATGAATTTG ACTATTAATGATGTTGCGTTAGGGATCACCCAAGCTGGATTATCACAATACCTTAACCGAAGATATG GTGAAGAGAGGAAAAAAGACGAAGGCGCAACCGAGAAGAAGAATAACCTCCCAAAGAAGAATATAAGATTGCGTTCATTGCTGTTAATCAACTTGAGACCATCATCAGGCATTCAA GCGttggctgatatgatggagaagaaCACTGAAGCGAAATGGGGCAATTCGATTGGTTACATTCTTCTTCCATTCACAATTGGTATTAGAGATGATCCACTAGATTACATTAGAGAAGCCAAGGCAACAATTGATCGAAAGAAGCGCTCTCTTGAGGCCATATATACCTTCTCAATCGCCAAGTTTGTTCATAAGTTTTTTGGCATCAAG GTGGCAAGCTCACTTTCGCACGGGATTATGACAAGGACAACATTATGCTTCTCAAACTTGGTTGGACCTCTTGAAGAAATCGGATTTTATGGCCATGACGTGGAATTCATAGCTCCTGGTTCTTACGGACAACCACAT GGTTTGATGATCAATTTTCAAAGTTACGTGAACAAGATGACAATAGTCCTTTCGGTCGAGGAAAATACAATTCCAGATCCTCACAAGCTTTTAGATGATCTCGAAGGGTCACTAAAACTCGTCAAAGAAGCAGTTTATGCAAAGGGACTTGTTTAA